The following is a genomic window from Candidatus Thermoplasmatota archaeon.
CACCATTGCGCGCCAGCCAAGAAAAGCCCCGCCACGGACACGGCGAAGATGAGCGGGATCTCCCGCCGGAGCGCGCGCGCCTCCGCCGACATGCCGGCGAAGCGCTCGGCAAGCCCGGAGCCAAGGGGCAGGAACGACAGCACGCGCTTGACCGTTGCCGTGCGGCCGCCCCAGACAAACGCCGTGCCCACGAGCGTCACCGAGGCCAACGCGAGGACGCCGGCCACAAGCGCGGTGCGAAGGCCCGGCTCGACGGGCAAGGTCCAGACTAGGAACGCAACGGCAAGCGCGCCCACCATGACCTTGAGGATGAGCTCGATGGCCTGCGTGCCCGCGACGATCGCAAAGGACTTCTTGGCCGGGACGCCCTCGCGCGCCAGAAGCGGCAGCACGGCGAAGTACCCCACGCGGCCGGGGGTCACGTCGGAGAGGATGAGGCCGGCGAGGTTCACGCCCACGGCGCGGGAAAGCGTGAGGCGGTGGCCCGCGCGGGCGAGCAGGTGCCAAAGCCGAGTCGCGAGCAGGAG
Proteins encoded in this region:
- a CDS encoding lysylphosphatidylglycerol synthase transmembrane domain-containing protein yields the protein MRRDLLWKGLQAALGVVVLAWAALLIGSAEVLSTIGDARGLPLLAAIGAWACVGLLLATRLWHLLARAGHRLTLSRAVGVNLAGLILSDVTPGRVGYFAVLPLLAREGVPAKKSFAIVAGTQAIELILKVMVGALAVAFLVWTLPVEPGLRTALVAGVLALASVTLVGTAFVWGGRTATVKRVLSFLPLGSGLAERFAGMSAEARALRREIPLIFAVSVAGLFLAGAQWWLVGQAVGLELPFLVFVLLHPLVTALSFVPVGVAGLGIQESGLTLVLALLGAPLPLALAFALLARVTTVLADLPGAYVVVHRAAGSYAPAVT